The following proteins are encoded in a genomic region of Brachypodium distachyon strain Bd21 chromosome 1, Brachypodium_distachyon_v3.0, whole genome shotgun sequence:
- the LOC100838529 gene encoding protein MALE DISCOVERER 2 codes for MEQPPSSNLHLHNLLLPVLLLVSVSCPLAAHGSAAIGGFEGAGTDGWSTRGGAPVDLRSIRSLHSRRLLQTGGGNRIPSLPLPPMRAPDRKKHKHHRRAPSPAPSPSPFNAPPKASPSPSPSNLHPLTAPPPVVRPLPSTPQAKHDPQPDAPVQTLHKNSWRGYGLVTAGSAVFLVMTAAFVVYCRAKKVGTVKPWVTGLSGQLQRAFVTGVPSLKRSELEAACEDFSNIIGSTASCMLYKGTLSSGVEIAVVSSSVTSGKDWSKECESQYRKKISSLSKVGHKNFINLLGYCEEENPFTRAMVFEYAPNGTLFEHLHVREAENLDWMARLRISMGIAYCLEHMHKLNPPALPRNFNSTTIYLTDDFAAKVSDLDFWNGTTDDCTTLDRASLVHQYGMVLLEILTGRAPFPEQDEPLEQWASLYFEGKMPLAELIDSSLGSFPEEAARELCDVAKSCVDQDPSKRPEMVQVAARMKEITALGPEGVTPKVSPLWWAELEIMSAESS; via the exons ATGGAGCAGCCACCTTCTTCTAATTTGCATCTTCacaaccttcttcttcctgtgcTACTCCTCGTCTCGGTTTCTTGCCCTCTCGCCGCCCATGGCAGCGCAG CGATTGGGGGCTTTGAAGGAGCTGGTACCGACGGATGGAGCACGCGTGGGGGTGCTCCTGTTGATCTTAG AAGCATAAGAAGTTTGCATTCGAGAAGACTACTACAGACAGGTGGTGGAAACCGTATTCCTTCACTTCCCCTTCCGCCTATGCGAGCCCCTGATCGTAAGAAGCACAAGCACCACAGAAGGGCACCGTCGCCTGCTCCATCACCCTCGCCGTTCAACGCTCCACCTAAAGCCTCACCATCACCATCCCCTTCAAATTTGCATCCATTGACAGCTCCTCCACCTGTGGTGAGGCCCTTGCCTTCCACCCCACAGGCAAAGCATGATCCTCAACCTGATGCTCCAGTTCAAACTTTGCATAAGAATTCGTGGAGAGGCTACGGTTTGGTCACAGCTGGGAGTGCGGTTTTTCTAGTCATGACAGCAGCATTTGTCGTATACTGCCGAGCAAAGAAAGTGGGGACTGTAAAGCCTTGGGTAACAGGGCTAAGTGGGCAACTGCAGCGAGCATTTGTGACAG GTGTACCTTCATTGAAACGGTCAGAGCTAGAAGCAGCCTGTGAGGATTTCAGCAATATAATTGGTTCCACGGCTAGCTGCATGCTGTATAAGGGAACTTTATCTAGCGGCGTTGAAATAGCAGTAGTGTCAAGTTCAGTAACATCTGGGAAGGATTGGTCAAAAGAATGTGAATCCCAGTACAGGAAAAAG ATCTCAAGTTTATCCAAAGTGGGCCACAAGAATTTTATAAATCTGCTTGGCTATTGTGAAGAAGAAAATCCTTTCACCAGAGCTATGGTGTTTGAATATGCTCCAAATGGGACTCTTTTTGAGCATCTGCATG TTAGAGAAGCTGAGAACTTGGACTGGATGGCCCGGCTCAGGATATCGATGGGGATAGCTTACTGCCTAGAGCACATGCACAAGCTGAACCCACCTGCTCTGCCAAGGAACTTCAACTCGACGACCATCTATCTCACCGACGATTTCGCTGCAAAGGTTTCAGATCTCGATTTCTGGAACGGGACCACCGACGACTGCACCACGCTAGACAGAGCCAGCCTCGTGCATCAGTATGGCATGGTATTGCTGGAGATACTAACGGGAAGAGCACCCTTCCCAGAGCAAGATGAACCACTGGAACAGTGGGCATCTCTGTACTTCGAAGGCAAGATGCCTCTTGCAGAGCTGATTGACTCAAGCCTGGGTTCATTCCCTGAGGAGGCTGCGAGGGAATTGTGCGATGTCGCGAAGTCCTGCGTCGACCAAGATCCAAGCAAGAGACCGGAGATGGTGCAGGTTGCGGCTCGGATGAAGGAGATCACGGCGCTGGGGCCAGAGGGCGTGACCCCGAAGGTGTCGCCGCTCTGGTGGGCGGAGCTGGAGATCATGTCTGCTGAATCTAGCTGA